GGATGTTTGCTTCTCCCCAACGGTGAATATGGACATCCGATCCGTCTTCAAGAATGAGACGGGGATAGGTGCCTGTGACTTTGGTAAGTGTTGAAATCCCACCTGCCCGCAGTCCGGCGCCAATCAAGCGGGTAACACTTGACTTGCCGCGTGTTCCATTGACATGCACTCGTATGGGGATCGTGTGGACACGTCTCTGATGTTGGCTGTACTCGACAAGCCAATAGCAGAAGATGATCGCGAGGATGGGAAGAAGAATATAGGCGCTGTGCATACGTGATTTCAGCGACGTTCGCTTACACTGAATTCGGCTTAGTGTGGCCCTTCGCTGAACACATGGTCCTTGCAACGTAGCTCGGTAGTTGAAAAGAGAGACTTAGGATGTGCGGGGTGAGGGGAGGGTGAAAGTGCAAAACTGTTCATCGACACCCGTTTGCAGGTCCCCGTGCAAGATTTTCATGATGTCAGTGAACAGCTTCTATCCTAAGGTAAGAGGCAAAAAGGAAAGAATCAAACATCTACAAATAACTCAACATCTGGTTTCGGCTCTTTCGCTTTACCGCGTCGTACCAACGGCAGACCGGGTAGAGTGCCGGAGAGACTGCAATCCAGACAGCGTACACAACGGGAAGACCAAAACCGTATCCCTCCGGCAAGGTGAGAGGTGTTTGGCTGCCCACGAGGCTTCCCGGTTCTCCAAGAGTCAGGTACGCGGCAATCACCGCCAGTGCGTGAAGAACGAAAATATGCACAACGTAGAAGAACAGAGGCACCCGTCCGAAAACAATGAAGAACCGAGCCAAAGCTCCGCGAGCGCGCTCAAACAGCGCAAGGGACGCAAGCGCGGGCCCAAGAGTCATCAAGAGGAACACGAGGGAAGGGGGATACTTCTCACAATTGAGAAAGTCAACTACCGTCCAGACCATACTCTCGCGAAGAAGCCAGGGATGCGGATCGCCGTGGATGTTCAACCAACGAATCACAAGAAATGCTGCCGTTGAACTTCCCCCCAACCACCAGAGAATGGTTCTTCGCCTTTGTTGATTCATCATCAGAATAACGCCGAACCCGTACCCCGCTGCCATTACTCCAATCCACGGGATCAGCGGATACATAATGCTTAGCGTGTAA
The genomic region above belongs to Bacteroidota bacterium and contains:
- a CDS encoding DUF1624 domain-containing protein, whose amino-acid sequence is MPRLDSVDLLRGMVMVIMALDHTRHFFTAARFNPENFDDTTLAHFFTRWLTHVCAPVFVFLAGTGAFLYRTRGHSQRELAWFLFSRGVWLIILELTVMRMGWQFSFDYSYAVAQVLWAIGWSMIILSGLVFFPISISTIFGILMIVGHNALDGIKPRMLGDFDWLWRVMHTGGRIQISENYTLSIMYPLIPWIGVMAAGYGFGVILMMNQQRRRTILWWLGGSSTAAFLVIRWLNIHGDPHPWLLRESMVWTVVDFLNCEKYPPSLVFLLMTLGPALASLALFERARGALARFFIVFGRVPLFFYVVHIFVLHALAVIAAYLTLGEPGSLVGSQTPLTLPEGYGFGLPVVYAVWIAVSPALYPVCRWYDAVKRKSRNQMLSYL